The Oscillospiraceae bacterium genome has a segment encoding these proteins:
- a CDS encoding polyribonucleotide nucleotidyltransferase has protein sequence MFFKNYKVWETELAGRKLTLETGKMCGLAGASIMARYGDTNVLCNVTMSAKPREGVDFFPLSVDYEEKMYSVGRIPGSFQRREARPSEKAILTSRCIDRPIRPLFPKDMRNDVSVVATVMSVDPDCSPEITAMIGVSAAIAISDIPWDGPISGVNVGLVDGQIVINPTLEQRAHNDLNLTVASTGDLVAMIEAGGNEIDDDTMFNAIMAGHEENKKIVAFINGIVEEVGKPKKSFQSSDPDPAILQEIEDFCIEDVKKALDTDDKNVRDERLRPIYDAVHEKFDDRFEGEEGKIEEILYLVQKHVVRAWLKDEHKRVDGRGIDEIRPLNAEIDLLARAHGSGMFTRGQTQVLSVTTLGPMNDAQQLDGLDEQTEKRYMHHYNFPSYSVGETKPSRGPGRREIGHGALAEKALLPVLPSVDEFPYAIRVVSEVLSSNGSTSQGSICGSTLSLMAAGVPIKAPVAGISCGLITGDDGVYGDFMTMIDIQGLEDFYGDMDFKVAGTKKGITAIQMDLKVHGLTPEIIKEAFAKTHKARNYILDEIMLPVISEPRKQLSPYAPKMLTLQIDPDKIGDVIGKGGKVIQEIQNTYDVKINIEEDGRVFISGIDMDKCNGAVEVVKLIATDPEVGAFYNGVVTRLMSFGAFVEIAPGKEGLVHISRLDVKRTEHVEDVVNVGDSVVVKCIEIDDQGRINLSRRDALIELEGMTPENEIDDTPRRPRRDDHRGHDRDRRDRRPRR, from the coding sequence ATGTTTTTCAAGAACTACAAAGTTTGGGAAACGGAACTGGCCGGCAGAAAGCTGACCCTGGAGACCGGCAAAATGTGCGGTCTGGCCGGTGCGTCCATTATGGCCCGCTACGGCGACACCAACGTGCTGTGTAACGTGACCATGAGCGCCAAACCCCGCGAGGGCGTGGATTTCTTCCCCCTGAGCGTGGATTATGAAGAGAAGATGTATTCCGTGGGTCGGATCCCCGGTTCTTTCCAGCGCCGTGAGGCTCGTCCTTCCGAGAAGGCCATCCTCACCTCCCGCTGCATTGACCGCCCCATTCGTCCCCTGTTCCCCAAGGATATGCGCAACGATGTAAGCGTTGTGGCTACCGTAATGAGCGTGGATCCGGATTGCTCTCCGGAGATCACCGCCATGATCGGCGTGTCCGCTGCCATTGCCATCTCCGACATTCCGTGGGACGGCCCCATCAGCGGTGTGAATGTGGGTCTGGTAGACGGCCAGATCGTCATCAACCCCACTCTGGAGCAGCGCGCCCATAACGATCTGAACCTGACCGTGGCTTCCACCGGTGACCTGGTGGCTATGATCGAGGCCGGCGGTAACGAGATCGACGACGACACCATGTTCAACGCCATTATGGCCGGTCATGAGGAGAATAAGAAGATCGTTGCCTTCATCAACGGTATTGTTGAGGAAGTGGGCAAGCCCAAGAAGAGCTTCCAGTCCTCCGACCCGGATCCGGCGATCCTGCAAGAGATCGAGGACTTCTGCATTGAAGATGTGAAGAAGGCTCTGGATACCGACGACAAAAATGTGCGCGACGAGCGCCTGCGCCCCATCTATGACGCAGTACATGAGAAGTTCGATGATCGCTTCGAGGGCGAAGAGGGCAAGATCGAGGAGATCCTGTACCTGGTACAGAAGCATGTGGTGCGTGCTTGGCTGAAAGACGAGCACAAGCGTGTGGACGGCCGCGGCATTGACGAAATTCGTCCCCTGAACGCAGAGATTGACCTGCTGGCCAGAGCCCACGGCTCCGGTATGTTCACCAGAGGCCAAACTCAGGTGCTGTCTGTGACCACCCTTGGCCCCATGAACGACGCCCAGCAGCTGGACGGTCTGGACGAGCAGACCGAAAAGCGCTATATGCACCACTACAACTTCCCCAGCTACTCTGTGGGTGAAACCAAGCCCTCCAGAGGCCCGGGCCGCCGCGAGATCGGCCACGGCGCACTGGCAGAGAAGGCACTGTTGCCGGTTCTGCCCTCTGTGGACGAATTCCCCTACGCCATCCGCGTAGTGTCTGAGGTGCTCAGCTCCAACGGCTCCACCTCTCAGGGCTCCATCTGCGGCTCCACCCTGTCTCTGATGGCTGCCGGCGTGCCCATTAAGGCACCGGTTGCCGGTATCAGCTGCGGCTTGATCACCGGTGACGACGGCGTGTACGGCGACTTTATGACCATGATCGACATTCAGGGTCTGGAAGATTTCTACGGCGACATGGACTTTAAGGTTGCCGGTACAAAGAAGGGCATCACCGCCATTCAGATGGACCTGAAGGTGCACGGCCTGACCCCGGAGATCATCAAAGAGGCCTTTGCCAAGACCCATAAGGCCCGCAACTATATTCTGGACGAGATCATGCTGCCGGTGATCAGCGAGCCCCGCAAGCAGCTGTCTCCCTACGCACCCAAGATGCTCACCCTGCAGATCGACCCGGACAAGATCGGCGATGTAATCGGCAAGGGCGGCAAGGTGATCCAGGAGATCCAGAACACCTACGATGTGAAGATCAACATTGAAGAGGACGGCCGCGTGTTCATCAGCGGTATAGATATGGACAAGTGCAACGGCGCTGTGGAAGTGGTGAAGCTGATCGCCACCGACCCGGAAGTGGGCGCCTTCTACAACGGTGTAGTAACCCGCCTGATGAGCTTCGGCGCATTCGTAGAGATTGCACCGGGCAAAGAGGGTCTGGTTCACATCAGCCGCCTGGATGTAAAGCGCACCGAGCATGTAGAGGATGTCGTGAATGTTGGCGACTCCGTTGTGGTTAAGTGCATTGAGATTGACGATCAGGGTCGCATTAACCTGTCCCGTCGGGATGCACTCATTGAGCTGGAGGGTATGACCCCGGAGAACGAGATCGACGATACCCCCCGCCGTCCCCGCAGAGACGACCACCGCGGTCATGATCGTGACCGCCGCGACCGCCGTCCCCGCAGATAA
- a CDS encoding ABC transporter permease, protein MKIINKLTWRHLWANKKRTVITLFGIIISVAMVTAVFTSVESLMNTMGEITASYDGAWHAQYNELKSKDVQTLAKQKNVKAIGLSMDLGEISSKADSNSSKSRTDVLACNQNLFTIYSMKPATGRLPVTARELLVTKSFITRNDLKWKVGDTVTLPFTTYSADPQVEPETAQRTYTICGILENDNQLTGFYSAFCGLDDTVTDAMGTYIAQVQFAPLGSNTPTDIKAAAKALYGAEAVKANDGTRFSTHTDYLMYSGVQMNSEITRALYGFMAIILLIIVFASVFMIYDSFAVSYQQRARYLGMLASVGATRVQKRGSVYFEGFILGCIGIPIGILCGIGGIAVTLRALSDSFMQTVTVATGDSVRLHAIVNWKILVGSVLISALTIFISAWIPAHRASKVTPIEALRQTNTVKVKKAKKLKTSRLRQKLFGFEDVLAVKNYKRNAKRSRTVVFALAVSVILFLSTANFTGMLTNALDNEYDGMSFDVYECIFNTDGPLTASQVEQVNRKVSDVPGIESMRICADNQMMVDGLDKQLTAEAKKANMDRSVNVLGVDNDTFAALAKEAGIAPSVCQDDKIPTGILINRVQVATEKKQRLVLNPLQGSLAGQTLTGSMEGYDSEGNELYAKYTAKVAAQMNKEASNLLGSFMRPTLVVPMHSYLVHFPSVLAKGNTVSYARYYITAQDHDDVYNRVSDVLDEVQNGISHTGYDAAAQAQTMQALNVVVMTFGYGFITLITLISVMNIINTISSGMEERRREFAMIKSVGMTPRSFKKSIYLENIRYGVMALVWGLPVSLGLDYLMYKILGGSFDYGYTFRWYYYLAAALAVFAVIAIALLYAVDKIKKDNIIETLKRDDI, encoded by the coding sequence GTGAAGATCATCAATAAGTTAACTTGGCGCCACTTATGGGCGAACAAAAAGCGCACCGTCATCACCCTGTTTGGCATTATCATCAGTGTGGCGATGGTGACGGCGGTGTTTACCAGCGTGGAGTCACTGATGAACACCATGGGTGAGATCACCGCCTCTTATGACGGCGCCTGGCATGCCCAGTATAACGAGCTGAAAAGCAAGGATGTGCAGACCCTGGCAAAGCAAAAGAATGTAAAGGCCATCGGTTTGTCTATGGATCTGGGCGAGATCAGCAGTAAGGCAGATTCAAACAGCAGCAAAAGCCGCACCGATGTGCTGGCTTGCAACCAAAATCTTTTTACGATATACAGTATGAAGCCCGCCACCGGCCGCCTGCCGGTAACCGCCCGGGAGCTGCTGGTGACCAAGAGCTTTATCACCCGCAATGACTTAAAGTGGAAAGTGGGCGACACGGTCACTTTGCCCTTTACCACCTATTCCGCCGATCCGCAGGTTGAGCCGGAGACGGCACAGCGCACCTATACCATCTGCGGGATTTTGGAGAATGACAACCAGCTCACCGGCTTTTACAGCGCCTTTTGCGGGCTGGATGATACGGTAACGGACGCCATGGGCACTTACATTGCCCAGGTGCAGTTTGCCCCTTTGGGCAGCAACACGCCAACGGACATAAAGGCTGCCGCCAAAGCCCTGTACGGTGCTGAGGCGGTAAAGGCGAATGACGGCACCCGGTTCTCTACCCACACGGACTACCTGATGTACAGCGGGGTGCAGATGAACAGTGAGATCACCCGGGCGCTGTACGGCTTTATGGCCATTATTTTGCTGATTATCGTATTTGCCTCCGTGTTTATGATCTATGACAGCTTTGCGGTGTCTTACCAGCAGCGGGCACGGTACTTGGGTATGCTGGCCAGCGTAGGCGCTACCCGGGTGCAAAAGCGGGGCAGCGTGTATTTTGAGGGCTTTATTTTAGGCTGTATCGGTATTCCCATCGGTATTCTTTGCGGTATCGGCGGCATTGCCGTTACCCTGCGTGCCCTTAGCGACAGCTTTATGCAGACGGTGACGGTAGCTACCGGCGACAGTGTGCGGCTGCACGCCATTGTGAACTGGAAGATTTTAGTTGGCAGCGTGCTCATCAGCGCCCTAACCATCTTTATCTCTGCCTGGATCCCGGCGCACCGGGCGTCCAAGGTGACCCCCATTGAGGCGCTGCGCCAAACCAACACCGTGAAGGTGAAAAAGGCAAAGAAGCTGAAAACCTCTCGCCTGCGCCAAAAGCTCTTTGGCTTTGAGGATGTGCTGGCGGTAAAGAACTACAAGCGCAACGCCAAGCGCTCCCGCACGGTGGTGTTTGCCCTGGCAGTCAGCGTCATTCTGTTTCTCAGCACCGCCAACTTTACCGGTATGCTCACCAACGCCCTTGACAATGAGTACGACGGTATGAGCTTTGATGTGTACGAGTGCATTTTTAATACCGACGGGCCGTTGACCGCCTCTCAGGTGGAGCAAGTTAATCGGAAGGTCAGCGATGTGCCCGGAATTGAGAGCATGCGTATTTGTGCCGACAATCAGATGATGGTGGACGGCTTGGATAAGCAGCTGACGGCGGAGGCAAAGAAAGCCAATATGGACCGCTCCGTGAATGTGCTGGGTGTGGACAACGACACCTTTGCCGCCTTGGCAAAGGAGGCAGGCATAGCCCCGTCTGTTTGTCAGGATGACAAAATCCCCACGGGTATTTTAATCAACCGGGTGCAAGTGGCAACGGAGAAGAAGCAAAGACTGGTGTTAAACCCCTTGCAAGGCAGCTTGGCAGGTCAAACCCTTACCGGCTCTATGGAGGGCTATGACAGTGAGGGCAACGAGCTGTATGCCAAGTACACGGCAAAGGTGGCTGCCCAGATGAACAAGGAAGCAAGCAATCTTTTAGGCAGCTTTATGCGCCCCACTTTGGTGGTGCCCATGCACAGCTATCTGGTGCATTTTCCGTCTGTTTTGGCAAAGGGCAATACTGTCAGCTATGCCCGGTACTATATCACTGCCCAGGACCATGACGATGTGTATAACCGGGTGTCCGATGTGCTGGATGAGGTACAAAACGGCATCAGCCATACCGGCTATGACGCGGCGGCACAGGCTCAGACCATGCAGGCGCTGAATGTGGTGGTGATGACCTTTGGCTATGGCTTTATTACGCTGATTACCCTGATTTCCGTTATGAACATTATCAATACCATTTCTTCCGGTATGGAGGAGCGGCGTCGAGAGTTCGCTATGATTAAGAGCGTGGGTATGACGCCCCGTTCCTTTAAGAAGTCCATTTATTTGGAGAATATTCGCTACGGCGTTATGGCGCTGGTATGGGGCTTGCCGGTTAGCTTGGGACTGGATTACCTGATGTACAAGATATTGGGCGGCTCCTTTGACTACGGCTATACCTTCCGCTGGTATTATTATCTGGCGGCGGCGCTGGCGGTGTTTGCCGTGATTGCGATTGCACTGCTGTACGCTGTGGATAAAATTAAAAAGGACAACATCATTGAGACCCTGAAGCGGGACGATATTTAA
- a CDS encoding ABC transporter ATP-binding protein encodes MDILRIEHLSKIYGKGDTEVRALDDVSFTVPKGQFVAIIGPSGSGKSTLLHILGGVDTPTDGHVYVDGTDITTLDETALAIFRRRQIGLIYQFYNLIPILTVEENMTLPLLLDDKKVDRAHFDSLVQVLGLQHRLGHLPSELSGGQQQRVSIGRALMNNPAILLADEPTGNLDSKNSKEIVELLRQFNKALNQTVIIITHDERIALDADRVIAVEDGKIVKDEVIRQ; translated from the coding sequence ATGGACATTTTGAGAATTGAGCACTTATCCAAAATTTACGGTAAGGGCGATACGGAGGTACGGGCGCTGGACGATGTGTCCTTTACCGTGCCGAAAGGACAGTTTGTGGCTATTATCGGACCGTCCGGCTCCGGCAAAAGCACCCTGCTGCATATTCTGGGCGGTGTGGATACGCCTACGGACGGGCATGTGTATGTGGACGGAACGGATATTACCACCTTGGACGAGACGGCGCTGGCGATCTTTCGCCGCCGCCAAATCGGTCTGATTTATCAGTTTTACAATTTGATTCCCATTTTGACCGTAGAGGAAAATATGACGCTGCCCTTGCTGCTGGATGACAAAAAGGTGGACCGGGCGCACTTTGATTCCTTGGTGCAGGTGCTGGGCTTGCAGCACAGACTGGGGCACCTGCCCTCAGAGCTGTCCGGCGGTCAGCAGCAGCGGGTGTCTATCGGCCGTGCGCTGATGAACAATCCTGCCATTTTGCTGGCGGATGAGCCTACCGGTAATCTGGACAGCAAAAACTCAAAAGAAATTGTGGAGCTGCTGCGTCAGTTCAACAAGGCACTGAACCAAACGGTTATTATTATTACCCATGACGAGCGCATTGCGTTGGACGCAGACCGGGTGATTGCCGTTGAGGACGGCAAAATTGTGAAGGATGAGGTGATCCGCCAGTGA
- a CDS encoding Rrf2 family transcriptional regulator: protein MMISTKGRYALQVMLDLAQQCPDAYISLHDISQRQAVSMKYLEAIVAMLNKAGMVESRRGKSGGYRLTRAPEDYTVGAILKLTEGTLAPVACMDCDSGCTRVHACMTRPMWQELDRLIDDFLESRTLADLLTEDKKHED, encoded by the coding sequence ATGATGATTTCAACAAAGGGTCGTTACGCCCTGCAAGTGATGCTGGATTTGGCCCAGCAATGCCCGGACGCTTATATTTCGCTGCACGATATTAGCCAGCGGCAGGCAGTGAGTATGAAATATTTAGAGGCCATTGTGGCTATGCTAAATAAAGCCGGTATGGTAGAGAGCCGCCGGGGCAAAAGCGGCGGTTACCGCCTGACCCGGGCGCCGGAGGACTATACCGTGGGCGCCATCTTAAAGCTGACGGAGGGCACGCTGGCGCCGGTGGCCTGTATGGACTGTGACAGCGGCTGCACCCGGGTGCACGCCTGTATGACCCGCCCCATGTGGCAGGAACTGGACCGGTTGATTGACGATTTTTTAGAGAGCAGGACCCTTGCCGACCTGCTGACGGAGGATAAAAAGCATGAAGATTAA
- a CDS encoding homocysteine S-methyltransferase family protein — protein sequence MNKIRFFDGGMGTMLQAAGLLGPGALPEPLNLTHPEEIAAIHQAYADAGAEFISTNTFGANGLKFDNVEELVQAATALVRRTGKKVVLDIGPLGKLLQPMGELAFDDAYDLFARTIRAGAPGADLVLIETMSDTLELKAAVLAAKENCDLPVFTTMIMDEKGRLLTGADIETAVTMLEGLGVDALGFNCSMGPDQMLPLVAQLRELTCLPIIVNPNAGLPESVNGETVYNVDPEAFAEKMEAIAKLGVSYLGGCCGTTPAHIAKMIQRVKDIPAVVHTPAPRTLVSSYSQTVELGKKPVIVGERINPTGKKLMKAALREKDINYLIKEGIAQKDKGAHILDVNVGLPEIDEPAMMQQALFALQGVLDLPLQIDTSDVEAMEVGLRHYNGKAMLNSVNGKQESMHAVFPLVKKYGAVVVCLCLDESGIPPTAEGRIAIAKKIIATAAEYGIPKHQLVFDALVMTVSTDKRNAIETLKAVRVLRHELGVATTLGVSNISFGLPKREMINTAFFTLALEAGLSAGIMNPLSDAMMNAYYSYNALAGLDDNCQDYIASVTETATATPAGTTVDLKTAIIKGMRKEAGQCAAGLLEEQDSLQIINEHIIPALDVVGDGFEKNKVFLPQLLMSADAAKSAFDVIKEKLRTTGQQKKSPHKIVLATVHGDIHDIGKNIVKVLLENYGFDVLDLGKDVPEETVLQAVQDNNATLVGLSALMTTTVPAMERTIELVHKNTNAKVIVGGAVLTRSYAEMIHADHYAKDAMETVRLAKAHFGIE from the coding sequence ATGAATAAGATTCGCTTTTTTGACGGCGGCATGGGCACCATGCTCCAGGCAGCCGGTTTGCTTGGCCCCGGTGCGCTGCCGGAGCCGCTGAACCTGACCCACCCGGAGGAGATCGCCGCCATTCATCAGGCGTATGCGGACGCCGGAGCAGAGTTTATCAGCACCAATACCTTTGGCGCCAACGGTCTGAAGTTTGACAATGTAGAGGAACTGGTGCAGGCAGCCACTGCGCTGGTGCGCCGCACCGGAAAGAAAGTTGTGCTGGACATTGGCCCTTTGGGCAAGCTGCTTCAGCCCATGGGGGAGTTGGCGTTTGACGACGCCTACGACCTGTTTGCCCGCACCATTCGTGCCGGTGCCCCCGGTGCGGACTTGGTGCTTATTGAGACCATGAGCGACACGCTGGAGTTGAAGGCGGCGGTACTGGCGGCCAAGGAAAATTGTGACCTGCCGGTATTTACCACCATGATCATGGACGAAAAAGGGCGGCTGCTTACCGGCGCGGATATTGAAACGGCAGTGACCATGCTGGAGGGACTGGGGGTAGACGCCCTGGGCTTTAACTGCTCCATGGGACCGGATCAAATGCTGCCCCTGGTGGCGCAGCTGCGGGAACTGACTTGCCTGCCCATCATCGTGAACCCCAACGCCGGGCTGCCAGAGTCTGTCAACGGCGAGACGGTGTATAATGTGGACCCGGAAGCCTTTGCGGAGAAGATGGAGGCCATTGCCAAGCTGGGGGTCAGCTATTTGGGCGGCTGCTGCGGCACCACCCCGGCGCATATTGCAAAGATGATCCAGCGGGTCAAGGATATTCCTGCAGTGGTGCACACCCCGGCGCCCCGCACGCTGGTGAGCAGCTATTCCCAAACGGTGGAGCTGGGCAAAAAGCCGGTCATTGTAGGCGAGCGGATCAACCCCACCGGCAAAAAGTTGATGAAAGCCGCCCTGCGGGAAAAGGATATTAACTATCTTATCAAAGAGGGTATTGCCCAAAAAGATAAGGGCGCCCATATTTTGGATGTGAATGTAGGCTTGCCGGAGATTGACGAGCCGGCAATGATGCAGCAGGCGCTGTTTGCCCTGCAAGGGGTGCTGGACCTGCCGCTGCAAATCGACACCTCCGATGTGGAGGCTATGGAAGTGGGCCTGCGCCATTATAACGGCAAGGCGATGCTCAATTCTGTGAACGGCAAGCAGGAGAGTATGCACGCCGTCTTTCCGTTGGTGAAGAAGTACGGTGCGGTTGTGGTGTGTTTGTGCCTGGACGAGAGCGGTATTCCCCCTACGGCAGAAGGGCGCATTGCCATTGCCAAGAAGATCATTGCCACCGCTGCGGAATACGGTATCCCTAAGCACCAGCTGGTGTTTGACGCGCTGGTGATGACCGTCAGCACGGACAAACGCAACGCCATTGAGACGCTGAAGGCGGTGCGGGTGCTGCGCCACGAGCTGGGCGTTGCCACCACCCTGGGCGTCAGCAATATTTCCTTTGGTCTGCCCAAGCGGGAGATGATCAATACCGCGTTCTTTACCCTGGCGCTGGAAGCGGGGCTGTCTGCCGGAATTATGAACCCCCTCAGCGACGCCATGATGAACGCCTATTATAGCTACAACGCCCTGGCGGGGCTGGACGACAACTGCCAGGACTATATCGCTTCGGTGACGGAGACGGCAACAGCTACGCCCGCAGGCACCACGGTGGATCTGAAAACCGCCATTATCAAAGGTATGCGCAAGGAGGCGGGCCAGTGCGCTGCCGGGCTGCTGGAAGAGCAGGACAGCTTGCAAATCATCAACGAGCATATTATCCCGGCACTGGATGTGGTGGGCGACGGCTTTGAGAAGAATAAAGTATTTCTGCCCCAGCTGCTGATGAGCGCAGACGCGGCCAAATCTGCTTTTGATGTGATCAAGGAAAAGCTGCGCACCACCGGCCAGCAAAAGAAAAGCCCCCATAAAATTGTGCTTGCTACCGTGCACGGCGATATTCACGATATTGGCAAAAATATCGTGAAGGTGCTGCTGGAGAACTACGGTTTTGATGTGCTGGATCTGGGCAAGGATGTGCCGGAGGAAACGGTGCTCCAGGCGGTGCAGGACAATAACGCCACGCTGGTGGGACTGTCTGCGCTGATGACCACCACTGTGCCGGCCATGGAGCGTACCATTGAGCTGGTGCACAAGAACACCAATGCCAAGGTGATCGTTGGTGGCGCGGTGCTGACCCGCTCTTATGCGGAGATGATTCACGCGGATCATTACGCCAAGGACGCGATGGAGACCGTGCGCTTGGCAAAGGCGCATTTTGGGATTGAATAA
- the metF gene encoding methylenetetrahydrofolate reductase [NAD(P)H], which produces MKIKAILEQKPTVSFEVFPPKQWDKIEGTKAVVKEMVKSHPAFMSVTYGAAGTTSGFTTEIAREILDDGVTPLAHLTCLTSTRDKIHQVVAELQENGIENILALRGDIPRDFQFPAEQYFEHAYQLVNEIRTLGDFCIGGACYPEVHPESKNRVEDLEHLKQKVDCGVDFLTTQMFFDNTVFYNFREMCAIKGIDVPLIAGIMPITKASQLERTVKLSGCSLPTKFVKIVERFGDRDDAMQQAGIVYAAEQIIDLMANGVDHIHIYTMNKPDVAGAIVRELGSIIHE; this is translated from the coding sequence ATGAAGATTAAAGCGATTTTAGAGCAAAAGCCCACCGTATCCTTTGAGGTGTTCCCTCCCAAGCAGTGGGACAAGATTGAGGGCACCAAGGCAGTGGTCAAGGAGATGGTAAAGAGCCACCCGGCCTTTATGAGCGTTACTTACGGTGCTGCGGGTACCACCAGCGGCTTTACAACGGAGATTGCAAGAGAGATCCTGGATGACGGTGTGACCCCACTGGCGCATCTGACCTGCCTGACCTCTACCCGGGATAAAATTCATCAGGTGGTAGCGGAGCTGCAAGAGAACGGCATTGAGAATATTTTGGCCCTGCGGGGAGATATTCCCCGGGACTTTCAGTTCCCGGCAGAGCAGTATTTTGAGCACGCTTACCAATTGGTAAACGAAATTCGCACGCTGGGCGATTTTTGCATTGGTGGCGCCTGCTACCCGGAGGTGCATCCGGAGAGCAAGAACCGGGTGGAGGATCTGGAGCACTTAAAGCAAAAGGTGGACTGCGGCGTGGACTTCCTGACCACCCAAATGTTCTTTGATAATACGGTGTTTTACAATTTCCGGGAGATGTGCGCCATTAAGGGCATTGATGTGCCGCTGATCGCCGGGATCATGCCCATTACCAAGGCCAGCCAGCTGGAGCGAACGGTGAAGCTGTCCGGCTGCTCTCTGCCCACCAAGTTTGTAAAGATCGTGGAGCGCTTCGGCGATCGGGACGACGCCATGCAGCAGGCAGGCATTGTGTACGCTGCCGAGCAGATCATCGACCTGATGGCCAACGGCGTGGATCATATTCATATTTACACCATGAACAAGCCGGATGTGGCCGGTGCCATTGTGCGAGAGTTGGGCAGCATTATTCATGAATAA
- a CDS encoding Vitamin B12 dependent methionine synthase activation subunit produces the protein MNKTEILHYLRTASRVDDPRLLALIDDCMAEVDATVQPRTLERIFPCRVTADALEVEGFTLKSRRLAQTIAGCDRVCIFGATLGFECDRLLRTYSVDGIARGAVMQAVLASKIEEVCDGIENRLRAQGLTLRQRYSPGYFDLDITEQRKIFALLDLTKRIGLTLSDTCQMIPTKSVTAIIGIEPQDGGQAHE, from the coding sequence ATGAATAAGACAGAGATTTTACACTATCTGCGTACCGCCTCACGGGTGGATGATCCCCGGTTGCTGGCGTTGATCGACGACTGTATGGCGGAAGTGGACGCTACGGTGCAGCCCCGCACCCTGGAGCGGATCTTTCCCTGCCGGGTGACGGCGGACGCGCTGGAGGTGGAGGGATTTACTCTCAAGAGCCGCCGCCTGGCGCAAACCATTGCCGGGTGCGATCGGGTGTGCATTTTCGGTGCCACTTTGGGCTTTGAGTGCGATCGGCTGCTGCGCACCTACTCGGTGGACGGTATTGCCCGAGGCGCGGTGATGCAGGCAGTGCTGGCCTCTAAGATCGAGGAGGTCTGCGACGGTATAGAGAACCGGCTGCGCGCCCAGGGGCTGACCCTGCGGCAGCGATATTCGCCGGGCTATTTTGATTTGGATATTACCGAGCAACGCAAGATTTTTGCTCTGTTGGATCTGACCAAGCGCATTGGGCTGACCCTTAGTGACACCTGCCAAATGATCCCCACCAAGAGCGTAACGGCCATTATCGGTATTGAACCCCAGGACGGAGGACAAGCGCATGAATAA
- the rpsO gene encoding 30S ribosomal protein S15, with translation MTQAEKQEIIKAYATHEGDTGSPEVQVAVLTTRINELTEHLKTHKKDHHSRRGLLKMVGHRRNLLVYLYNKDVERYRSLVKKLGIRDTIDK, from the coding sequence ATGACACAAGCTGAGAAGCAAGAAATCATCAAGGCTTACGCAACCCACGAGGGCGACACCGGTTCTCCCGAGGTACAGGTAGCTGTGCTGACCACTCGTATTAACGAGCTGACCGAGCACCTGAAGACCCACAAGAAGGATCATCACTCCCGCCGCGGTCTGCTGAAAATGGTTGGTCACAGACGCAACCTGCTGGTTTATCTTTACAACAAGGATGTAGAGAGATACCGTAGCCTGGTGAAGAAGCTGGGTATCCGCGATACCATCGACAAGTAA
- the rplM gene encoding 50S ribosomal protein L13, with amino-acid sequence MSTFMPKADEIERKWYVIDAADKPLGRVAAEAATLLRGKHKPIFAPHVDCGDFVIIINTDKAVLTGDKLNKKLYQHHTGYIGNLKEVKYGTLMAEKSDFAMELAIKGMLPDSTLGRKQLTRCRIFKGADHKHEAQKPEAWNK; translated from the coding sequence ATGTCAACATTTATGCCTAAAGCGGACGAGATCGAACGCAAATGGTATGTGATCGACGCTGCTGACAAGCCCCTGGGCCGCGTAGCCGCTGAGGCTGCCACCCTGCTGAGAGGCAAGCATAAGCCGATCTTCGCCCCCCATGTGGATTGCGGCGATTTTGTCATCATCATCAACACCGATAAGGCCGTTCTCACCGGCGACAAGCTGAACAAGAAGCTGTATCAGCACCACACCGGCTACATCGGCAACCTGAAGGAAGTCAAGTATGGCACCCTGATGGCCGAGAAGAGCGACTTCGCCATGGAACTGGCTATTAAGGGTATGCTGCCGGACAGCACTCTGGGTCGCAAGCAGCTGACCAGATGCCGCATTTTCAAAGGCGCAGACCACAAGCACGAGGCCCAGAAGCCGGAAGCTTGGAATAAGTAA